CAGTTCAGACCGGAGTTTCTGGCTATCTCGCCTAACAACAAAATTCCCGCGATTGTCGATACACAGCCCGCGGAAGGTGGCACGCCGATTAGCCTGTTTGAGTCAGGCGCTATCCTGCTGTATCTGGCGGAAAAACACGGCGTGTTGCTGAACACCTCATTACGTGAGCGTACAGCCACGCTGCAATGGCTGTTCTGGCAGGTTGCTGGTTTCGGACCGATGCTGGGGCAGAATCATCATTTTAACCACTACGCGCCTCAACCAGTGCCTTACGCCATTGAACGCTATCAACAGGAGACGCTGCGCCTGTACCGCGTGCTGGATAAACATCTGCAAGACAGCCCTTGGCTAGCGGGAGAACATTACAGCATCGCCGATATCGCGACCTACCCGTGGGTGGTTTCTTATGCTCGCCAGCGCGTCGACCTTGATGATTATCCGGCGGTAAAAGCGTGGTATACACGCATTAGCGAGCGCCCGGCAACGCAGCGAGCCTATCAGCTCGCCGAGCAATAAAATTCTGGCATCATCTCGTTCGGCCTTTAGGTATCTTCTGCTATGGTAATCAACATATTGTCGTTAACGATACCCCTGAGGCTGCGGTTTAGCCGCAGTCACAGAAGCAACCGAGGGCCGAGCAATGCCACATCACTATTCTGACGCCATTATTCGTATAAAAAATCTGCGGCTGCGCACCTTCATCGGCATCAACGATGAAGAAATCACGAATAAGCAGGATGTGATCATCAACGTTGTGATTCACTACCCAGCAGAGCAGGCGCGCAACAGCGAGAATATCGCAGATGCGCTGAACTACCGCACCATCACCAAAAGCATTATCCGCCACGTCGAAGATAACCGCTTCGCGTTGCTGGAAAAATTAACGCAGGATGTGCTCAACATCGCCAGCGAGCATGAATGGATAACCTATGCTGAAGTAGAAGTCGATAAACCGTTTGCCTTGCGATACGCCGATTCGGTTTCTATGACCCTGCGTTATCACAAGGCATAAATATATGGGAGCGCGCAATGCAACTACTCATAACAGGCGGAACCGGCCTTATTGGCCGCCATCTTATCCAACGATTACAGCTGCTTTCCCATCACATTACGGTACTGACACGCGATCCTGAGCGCGCCCGAGGTATTCTCGGTAATCAGGTAGAATACTGGTCAACGCTGAGTAATATCACTTCACTGAATGACTTTGATGGCGTCATCAATCTGGCCGGCGAACCTATCGCCGATAAACGGTGGACGCCACAGCAAAAACAACTGTTGGCAAAGAGTCGCTGGAACATCACCGAGCAGCTTGCTGCGTTAATAAAAGCCAGCAGCGAGCCGCCAGCCGTTTTTATCTCAGGTTCTGCTGTCGGGTATTATGGCGATCAGGGGGAAGCGCTGGTTACGGAGAATGAATCTCCCGTTGATGAATTCACCCATCACCTGTGCGCCCGCTGGGAAGCGCTGGCGCAGTCCGCCGAAAGCGATAAAACCCGCGTCTGCCTGCTGCGTACGGGTATTGTTCTTGCGGCACAGGGCGGTGCACTGGCAAAAATGCTGCCGCTTTTTCGTCTCGGGCTTGGCGGACCGATGGGTTCTGGCAAGCAATATATGCCGTGGATTCATATTGATGACATGATTAACGGTATTATTTATCTGCTGGATCAGCCGATATTGAGCGGCCCCTTCAACATGGTTGCACCCTATCCGGTTCATAATGAACAATTTTCCGCCACGCTGGCACACGTCCTGGATCGCCCCGGTTTTCTACGAGCGCCCGCTTTTGCGATCAAATTACTGATGGGAGAAGCCTCAACGCTGGTGCTGGGCGGACAACGAGCCCTTCCACAGCGGCTAGAAGCTGCGGGCTTTGGTTTCCGCTTCTTTGAGCTGGAAGAAGCCCTACAGGACGTCATCAAGAAACCGAGCTGAAGTTTGATAAAATGCCCAAATATTCTGCACTTCTGGCGTAAAATTGTGCAGAGGTGGGCATGACCGCCGGGGGAGCCGCATGGATGCGGCAAAAGGCAGTGCCGCGTCGGACAAAAACGTCAGAGACGTTTTTGAACAGCACTTGTGCTGGCCCGAAGGGCGAGCCCCGTTAATGGGGCGAGTAAACGCGTCACTGGCGGTCCGAATAGCGGTCAGGAACGCCGAAGGCACCGCGCAGCGGCACAATTCTCGCCCAAAAGCCAGTGGTCAAGGAGCAGCGGCAACTGAGCGCTCCTTGTCGGGCGTGTAGATAAAGTATAAAAATGCTCGGTGGTTAAAACGCACGAAACTTTTACACTATCCGACATAGAATGGTGAAAAGGCTAGAGGCTGATAACCATCAGCCCCAAAACCTACTTCAACGCACCAGACAAAAACTGCTGCAAACGCGCGCTTTTCGGGCTGCCAAACAGTTGATCCGGTGACCCTTCTTCTTCGATCACGCCCTGATGTAGGAAGATAACGTGGCTGGAAACATGGCGGGCAAACTCCATTTCATGCGTCACCACGACCATCGTTTTCCCTTCCTCCGCGAGCTGCTGCATGATGCGCAACACCTCACCGACCAGTTCGGGATCGAGTGCCGATGTCGGCTCATCAAATAATAACACCTCCGGTTCCATCGCCAGCGCCCGCGCAATCGACACGCGCTGCTGCTGACCACCAGAGAGATCCGACGGGTATTTCTGTTGGGCAGAATCGGTGATCCCAACTTTGTTCAAATAGAACACCGCCCGCTCGCGCGCTTCCGCTTTGCTAAGTCCTAATACCTGAATCGGCGCCTCCATCACATTCTCCAACGCCGTCATGAAGCTCCACAGGTTGAAGTGCTGAAACACCATCGTCAGACGCGTCCGCAGCATCTGAAGCTGTTTTTTATCAAACACTTTCAGCTGCCCGTCCGTATCTCGCACCATGCGAATTTCCTGATCGCTGACGTAAATCGCCCCTTCGCAGGGTTTTTCCAGAAAATTAATGCAGCGCAGTAAGGTACTTTTTCCTGAACCGGATGAGCCAATAATTGAAATAACGTCACCCGCTTTCGCCTGTAATGAGATCCCTTTAAGCACCTCATGTTGGCCATAGCGTTTACGCAGTTCCGTCACCATCAGTTTGTTATTCGACATATTTTTCCCTGCGTTTAATGAGATGAACGGGTATAAAGATGACGTAACCAGCGCCGTTCCGCCCTTCTGAACAGCCCGATTAATACAAATGAAATCGCCAGATAGATAACC
The genomic region above belongs to Pectobacterium colocasium and contains:
- the yfcG gene encoding GSH-dependent disulfide bond oxidoreductase translates to MIDLYYAPTPNGHKITLFLEEANLPYQLHRVNISKGEQFRPEFLAISPNNKIPAIVDTQPAEGGTPISLFESGAILLYLAEKHGVLLNTSLRERTATLQWLFWQVAGFGPMLGQNHHFNHYAPQPVPYAIERYQQETLRLYRVLDKHLQDSPWLAGEHYSIADIATYPWVVSYARQRVDLDDYPAVKAWYTRISERPATQRAYQLAEQ
- the folX gene encoding dihydroneopterin triphosphate 2'-epimerase — translated: MPHHYSDAIIRIKNLRLRTFIGINDEEITNKQDVIINVVIHYPAEQARNSENIADALNYRTITKSIIRHVEDNRFALLEKLTQDVLNIASEHEWITYAEVEVDKPFALRYADSVSMTLRYHKA
- a CDS encoding TIGR01777 family oxidoreductase, which encodes MQLLITGGTGLIGRHLIQRLQLLSHHITVLTRDPERARGILGNQVEYWSTLSNITSLNDFDGVINLAGEPIADKRWTPQQKQLLAKSRWNITEQLAALIKASSEPPAVFISGSAVGYYGDQGEALVTENESPVDEFTHHLCARWEALAQSAESDKTRVCLLRTGIVLAAQGGALAKMLPLFRLGLGGPMGSGKQYMPWIHIDDMINGIIYLLDQPILSGPFNMVAPYPVHNEQFSATLAHVLDRPGFLRAPAFAIKLLMGEASTLVLGGQRALPQRLEAAGFGFRFFELEEALQDVIKKPS
- the hisP gene encoding histidine ABC transporter ATP-binding protein HisP, which encodes MSNNKLMVTELRKRYGQHEVLKGISLQAKAGDVISIIGSSGSGKSTLLRCINFLEKPCEGAIYVSDQEIRMVRDTDGQLKVFDKKQLQMLRTRLTMVFQHFNLWSFMTALENVMEAPIQVLGLSKAEARERAVFYLNKVGITDSAQQKYPSDLSGGQQQRVSIARALAMEPEVLLFDEPTSALDPELVGEVLRIMQQLAEEGKTMVVVTHEMEFARHVSSHVIFLHQGVIEEEGSPDQLFGSPKSARLQQFLSGALK